The genomic window CCTGTTGCAAAACCACTGCCGGATCCTGCCGTGCAGCAAGGAATGCGGGAATCCAGCTGGCCAGCCCGGACAGAACCAGTGCAGACAGTGGAGCAATCAGTATCAGAAACGGAAGATCACCGGACGCAAATAATTCGTTCCAGGTGGATCCATCTGATTCTGCCGAACCGAGCGAGCGACCGACCATCAAGCCGACGAAGACACCGGTAATTCCACCCAGAATTCCAATTGCCGCCGACTTCAGAAGGAAAATCAGCATAAGTTGTCGGGTACTCAGTCCGATGGCTCGCAAAATCCCGATTTCCTGATTCCGCTGACGTGAATTGGCCATCGCAAGAAGTCCAATGGTCAGAATCGATGCCAGAATAATCAATGGCACAAGAATCGCCGCGAATCCGGCATGGCGATCTTCGAGATCCCGGCGCGTGCTGCGTTCCAGTGCCAACTGTTCTTCCCCGGACTGTTTGGCGTCTTTCAATGCCTGCTCAGCGGAAGCTTTCGCCTTCGCCCGGGATTCGGCCCGGGTCAGTGCCTGAGAATACCGTTCAACGACCTGAGTCCCGGGAAGAATGGACATAATCTCGGCACGAATCTGAGAAATCCGATCACCCGAACAATCACATTCCAGTGCCAGAATGGCATTGATCAGATTCTGCATGCCCAGTAATTCCTGAGCTTCTGCCAGATTAATCCACACGGTAACGTCATCAACCGAAC from Fuerstiella sp. includes these protein-coding regions:
- a CDS encoding ABC transporter permease, whose amino-acid sequence is MSVWRLVIREIRHRRLNFVLALLSVVAAVASVVGAQTLLTADQIITSRLLSHKEADVEKSVAEKQSAVQQAGKDLQDFIRRQMLGLGFNVLILPESQSLSELHLDGSMSATMPEEYVDRLASSKIVTVNHLLPSVTKRIRWEEQDREVVIVGTRGEVPIQHRGLKKPLLDEVAAGKMVVGHEIHQQLKLKEGDTVQLSGRDFTVSKLHAERGSVDDVTVWINLAEAQELLGMQNLINAILALECDCSGDRISQIRAEIMSILPGTQVVERYSQALTRAESRAKAKASAEQALKDAKQSGEEQLALERSTRRDLEDRHAGFAAILVPLIILASILTIGLLAMANSRQRNQEIGILRAIGLSTRQLMLIFLLKSAAIGILGGITGVFVGLMVGRSLGSAESDGSTWNELFASGDLPFLILIAPLSALVLSGLASWIPAFLAARQDPAVVLQQE